From a single Chitinophaga sp. Cy-1792 genomic region:
- a CDS encoding LytTR family DNA-binding domain-containing protein yields MINCIVVDDEPLARQLIVSYIDQIADLHCLGCYNTAMEAFTVMQSQPVELMFLDIDMPGINGMNFVKSIRNAPKVIFITAHAEFAVDAFELEAVDYLVKPVSFDRFLKSVQKIVQPGRVDHEERDALQTTSIFLKVDKRLVKVDFSEIRYIEALGDYLKVHTTGGTLVSYITIGKIESLLPASKFIRIHRSTIINASFIQYLEGNFMVVDGIKLSVGLTYKDALVRRLS; encoded by the coding sequence ATGATCAACTGTATCGTAGTCGATGACGAACCTCTGGCGAGGCAGCTGATTGTTTCCTATATCGATCAAATAGCGGATCTGCATTGCCTGGGCTGTTATAATACCGCCATGGAGGCTTTTACTGTAATGCAAAGCCAGCCGGTAGAATTGATGTTTCTGGATATCGACATGCCTGGCATTAATGGGATGAATTTTGTCAAATCAATCAGGAATGCGCCTAAAGTGATATTCATTACTGCTCACGCTGAATTTGCCGTAGATGCTTTTGAGCTGGAGGCGGTAGACTATCTTGTAAAACCCGTTTCCTTTGATCGTTTCCTGAAATCGGTTCAGAAAATTGTGCAGCCAGGCAGGGTAGACCATGAGGAAAGGGATGCCTTGCAAACCACGAGCATCTTCCTTAAAGTAGACAAACGTTTGGTAAAAGTGGACTTTTCAGAAATCCGCTACATAGAAGCTTTGGGGGATTACCTGAAAGTGCATACAACTGGTGGTACGCTTGTGAGTTATATAACCATCGGGAAGATTGAATCGTTGCTTCCTGCATCAAAATTCATAAGAATACATCGGTCAACTATCATAAATGCCAGTTTTATCCAATACCTGGAAGGGAATTTCATGGTAGTGGATGGGATAAAGCTTTCTGTTGGACTTACGTATAAAGATGCGTTGGTGAGAAGACTGTCTTAA
- a CDS encoding helix-turn-helix domain-containing protein, protein MKSYILLGSFALIIIILIGAVAVNKKEKETPDHHLEVVLRDIGHQLLLSAKDSTSRVLPVKKINGNTYQISFQNDFSFVSDTLINLVQREFQKSAPATHYIVNLRNCKQNETVFAFEINHQKGDLTPCRGRKLEVDCYIIEIELLKARSLNPLWLLLLIIPLGGIAYFMKDKFRNKKAQEPIIDNDNYIQLGRFRFYSDKNMLEIENKTITLSEKETKALKIFAENINQIVERDKLMKEIWENNGIVVISRNVDVLISKLRKILSDDNTIKFITVPGRGYKLTIE, encoded by the coding sequence ATGAAGTCATATATTTTGTTGGGTTCTTTTGCCTTGATAATTATAATTTTAATTGGTGCTGTTGCGGTTAACAAGAAAGAAAAGGAAACCCCTGATCACCATTTAGAAGTTGTATTACGTGATATAGGGCACCAGCTTTTGCTTTCCGCCAAAGATTCTACCTCCCGGGTGCTGCCGGTTAAGAAAATAAACGGAAACACGTACCAGATTTCCTTTCAAAATGACTTCAGTTTTGTTTCAGATACCCTTATCAACCTGGTGCAACGGGAATTTCAGAAAAGTGCGCCGGCAACCCACTATATCGTGAACCTGAGGAACTGTAAGCAAAATGAAACCGTGTTTGCTTTCGAAATAAATCACCAAAAAGGCGACCTGACACCTTGCCGGGGTCGCAAGCTGGAGGTGGATTGCTATATTATTGAAATTGAATTGTTAAAGGCGCGCTCCTTAAATCCCCTTTGGCTATTGCTATTGATTATTCCTTTGGGGGGTATTGCATATTTCATGAAAGATAAGTTTCGGAATAAAAAAGCGCAGGAACCCATCATAGATAATGATAATTATATACAATTGGGACGCTTTAGATTTTATTCAGATAAAAATATGCTGGAAATTGAGAATAAAACTATTACGCTTTCAGAAAAAGAAACAAAAGCACTTAAAATATTTGCTGAGAATATAAATCAGATCGTAGAAAGGGATAAACTGATGAAAGAGATCTGGGAAAATAACGGCATCGTAGTTATTAGTAGAAATGTGGATGTATTAATATCTAAATTACGTAAGATATTAAGCGACGATAACACCATTAAGTTTATTACGGTACCTGGCAGGGGTTATAAGTTAACTATTGAGTAA
- a CDS encoding sialidase family protein, with product MQQASLLTDSLHTRHTDSTGTANIVFRSADGGQTWQDISNGLPEHVKDGYDLNRNVVYADDNGLYLTDGNWIYHSSKNSAAPFWTKDIFPDKHSSIAPGKMGIFAYSYYSPILQKLNGTNAWLPIFTDLQEKKVRTVTETAGGTLFVGTDEGLFRSANNGKTWENVHAWGLLGKVAESDGVMVATSNRGIIRSTDKGENWELVISEGGVGIDVESIKGGFAAINYSAAARTRRVRTSYDGGKTWQPIDAGLQPQTIIDAPSQFINARYPAQGNDSVWHQKETTPVEQEYKTSIIQVGEDFFCGHTNGIYRTSDKGKTWKLVLPAVKGKMFILSVSGNVIYAVQTENHC from the coding sequence ATGCAGCAGGCTTCTTTACTCACGGATAGTCTCCACACCCGACATACCGATAGCACCGGAACAGCAAACATCGTTTTTAGGTCTGCTGATGGCGGACAAACCTGGCAGGACATTAGTAACGGGCTGCCCGAACATGTGAAGGATGGCTACGACCTTAACAGAAATGTTGTTTACGCAGATGATAATGGGCTCTATCTAACCGATGGAAATTGGATATACCACAGCAGCAAGAATTCCGCAGCTCCTTTCTGGACCAAGGATATATTCCCTGACAAACATAGCAGCATTGCTCCTGGTAAGATGGGGATATTTGCATATAGTTACTATAGTCCCATTTTACAAAAGCTTAACGGAACAAATGCCTGGTTGCCGATATTCACGGATTTACAGGAGAAAAAAGTACGCACTGTTACAGAAACTGCAGGAGGCACCCTATTCGTTGGCACCGACGAAGGCCTTTTTAGATCCGCCAACAATGGAAAAACATGGGAAAATGTCCATGCATGGGGCCTGTTAGGCAAAGTGGCAGAGTCGGACGGTGTTATGGTGGCCACCTCCAATAGAGGAATAATCAGATCTACTGATAAAGGTGAAAACTGGGAATTGGTGATCAGTGAGGGCGGCGTGGGCATTGATGTGGAAAGTATCAAAGGTGGGTTCGCTGCTATCAATTACAGTGCAGCGGCCAGGACGAGAAGAGTGCGAACATCCTACGATGGCGGGAAAACCTGGCAGCCCATTGATGCTGGCCTGCAGCCGCAAACTATTATTGACGCACCCTCACAGTTCATAAATGCCAGATATCCGGCACAAGGCAACGACTCAGTCTGGCATCAAAAAGAGACCACCCCTGTTGAGCAGGAATACAAAACGTCCATTATTCAGGTGGGGGAAGATTTCTTTTGTGGTCATACTAATGGCATTTACAGGACCTCCGATAAGGGAAAAACATGGAAGCTGGTGCTGCCTGCTGTAAAAGGGAAGATGTTTATATTATCTGTTTCCGGTAACGTGATTTATGCGGTACAGACGGAGAACCATTGTTAA
- a CDS encoding bestrophin family protein — protein sequence MLLKKNIPFGYVFGKIKYEILMVAVYSMLVNILYYQYGYKNISIPIAVPMVLGTVLSLLLAFRSNQGYDRWWEARTIWGAIVNDSRSLSRQILTLTASDYPSEELESFRERFIKRQAAWCYSLGQSLRKTDPLKGLERLLSRRELNYVMKYDNVPAALLLLHGRDIKLALENGWINNYQQVSLDQTLSKLCDSMGKCERIKNTIFPATYSLYTHFTLLFFIVLLPFALIDSLGFMEIPLVVAISASFLLIERMGISLQDPFENKPTDTPVTTIARTIERDLRQMLHEQHDPQQEEVLDHPKYYVL from the coding sequence ATGCTGCTGAAGAAAAATATTCCCTTTGGGTATGTATTTGGAAAGATAAAGTATGAGATTCTGATGGTAGCCGTTTACAGTATGCTTGTAAACATATTATACTATCAGTATGGATATAAAAATATTAGTATTCCCATTGCGGTGCCAATGGTATTAGGTACGGTATTGTCGCTGTTGCTGGCATTCAGATCGAATCAAGGATACGATCGCTGGTGGGAAGCGCGTACCATATGGGGAGCAATTGTAAATGATTCCCGTTCTCTGTCCAGACAGATTTTAACGTTGACAGCATCGGATTATCCATCAGAAGAATTAGAGAGTTTCAGAGAACGTTTTATAAAGCGACAGGCAGCATGGTGTTATAGTCTTGGTCAGTCATTACGCAAAACAGATCCGTTGAAGGGGCTGGAGCGTTTACTGAGCAGAAGAGAATTAAACTATGTGATGAAGTATGATAACGTACCTGCTGCACTGTTGCTTTTACATGGCCGCGATATCAAGCTGGCACTGGAAAACGGCTGGATCAACAATTACCAGCAGGTGAGCCTCGATCAGACGCTGAGTAAGTTATGTGATTCTATGGGTAAATGTGAGCGTATCAAGAATACCATTTTTCCTGCAACGTATAGTTTGTATACACACTTTACGCTGTTATTCTTTATAGTGTTGTTACCGTTTGCCCTTATAGATTCCTTAGGCTTTATGGAAATACCATTGGTAGTAGCCATTTCTGCCTCATTCCTGCTGATTGAGCGTATGGGTATCAGCTTACAGGATCCGTTTGAGAACAAGCCTACGGATACGCCGGTAACAACGATTGCGCGGACTATTGAGCGTGACCTTCGTCAGATGTTGCACGAACAGCATGACCCGCAACAGGAAGAAGTTTTAGACCATCCAAAGTACTATGTATTATAG
- a CDS encoding HAMP domain-containing sensor histidine kinase, giving the protein MKIRHKILIVFAGLTLSTIMIMGGLIYYFANQHSFEDFYKRLEIRAYLAAKAALPYYESDAVIYNEIRDEHLEKLPAEKEYFLKVDSMGHVAQDSTLSLPPSFYNKVVIQHRATYREGNRFYEGVLYKSKQGLYVVIVSAINQYSTEYMAWLRKILLICFSISAIILIGVGAIFSRYILQPIRHIMTQVKSISSRNLHLRLKVDNSGDEINELADTFNNMLDRLETAFETQNNFVSNASHELSTPLTAIIGEAELALNKDRSQESYIHAIKNILAEAGRLEHITKSLLHLAQTGFANTRPDWGMVRTDELLFNVKNTVDKIIPGSQVDIDYSLFPEEEEKLTVRGNEQLLELALSNIVMNACKYSNNKPVSIALAATDKKVIIIVKDQGIGIPQQDLPYIFSPFFRASNTGHYKGYGIGLPLAMNIIRMHKGDIIVNSQVNAGTEIRIELPL; this is encoded by the coding sequence ATGAAGATACGCCATAAAATACTGATCGTTTTTGCAGGCCTGACACTGTCCACCATCATGATCATGGGCGGACTGATCTATTATTTTGCCAATCAGCATTCATTTGAGGACTTCTATAAAAGGCTGGAAATCCGCGCCTATCTTGCTGCAAAGGCTGCCCTGCCGTACTACGAATCAGATGCCGTTATCTACAATGAAATCAGGGATGAACACCTGGAAAAATTGCCCGCAGAAAAAGAGTATTTTTTAAAGGTAGACAGCATGGGCCATGTGGCACAGGATTCCACGCTTTCCCTTCCTCCATCTTTTTATAATAAAGTCGTAATTCAACACCGCGCTACCTATCGCGAAGGCAACCGCTTCTATGAAGGGGTGCTGTACAAATCCAAACAGGGCCTGTATGTGGTGATCGTATCCGCCATCAACCAGTACAGCACCGAGTATATGGCCTGGCTGCGGAAGATATTGCTGATATGTTTCAGTATATCCGCTATCATATTAATAGGCGTTGGCGCTATATTTTCCCGGTATATATTACAACCTATCCGTCATATTATGACGCAGGTAAAAAGTATCAGCAGCCGAAACCTGCACCTGCGGCTCAAAGTAGACAACAGCGGTGACGAAATCAATGAGCTGGCAGATACCTTCAATAATATGCTGGACAGGCTGGAAACCGCTTTTGAAACACAGAATAACTTTGTGAGCAACGCCTCCCATGAGCTGAGTACCCCACTCACCGCCATCATCGGAGAGGCCGAACTGGCGCTGAACAAGGACCGTAGCCAGGAAAGCTACATCCATGCCATCAAAAATATCCTGGCAGAAGCAGGAAGACTCGAACATATCACCAAAAGCTTACTGCACCTGGCCCAAACCGGCTTTGCCAATACACGCCCCGACTGGGGAATGGTTCGAACCGATGAATTATTGTTTAATGTTAAGAATACTGTTGATAAAATTATCCCTGGTAGTCAGGTAGATATAGATTACAGTCTTTTCCCTGAAGAGGAAGAAAAGCTGACGGTACGAGGCAATGAACAGTTGCTGGAGCTAGCTTTGAGCAATATAGTCATGAATGCCTGCAAATATTCCAACAACAAACCTGTATCTATAGCCCTGGCAGCCACAGACAAGAAGGTCATCATCATTGTAAAAGACCAGGGGATAGGCATCCCACAGCAGGACCTGCCTTATATTTTCTCTCCCTTTTTCAGGGCCTCCAATACGGGCCACTATAAGGGGTATGGCATTGGGTTGCCGCTGGCGATGAATATCATCCGGATGCATAAAGGAGATATTATTGTTAACAGCCAGGTAAACGCCGGAACCGAGATCAGGATTGAACTTCCACTGTAG